Proteins encoded in a region of the Candidatus Nanosynbacter sp. HMT-352 genome:
- a CDS encoding HAD family hydrolase: protein MKIVNRNIFIDFDGTLVDIAPRHYRVYKKCVEKMGGTPLDRKKYWELKRDNISWNELLLISGLEVNNRDDYLELFIDRIESLEELYRDELFVDSLSALKKLSSNDNKLYLLSLRRNSDALDKQIEKLGIGCFFEEILSGHSDTKEGTLLKKADIIKQTIDNPEDSIIVGDTEADVAAAQQLNATSIALLSGIRSKKFLKSMEPDYLVAGIGDIANINF from the coding sequence ATGAAAATTGTAAATAGAAATATATTTATAGATTTTGATGGTACTTTGGTCGATATTGCTCCTCGTCATTATAGAGTATATAAGAAGTGTGTCGAAAAAATGGGCGGCACGCCTCTTGATCGGAAGAAATATTGGGAATTGAAACGTGATAATATTTCCTGGAATGAATTATTGTTGATAAGTGGGCTTGAGGTAAATAATAGGGATGATTATCTCGAATTATTTATTGATCGCATAGAATCGTTGGAGGAATTGTATAGAGATGAGCTTTTTGTAGATAGCTTGTCTGCGCTAAAAAAGCTATCTTCGAATGACAATAAGCTATATCTACTTAGTTTAAGGCGAAACTCAGACGCTCTAGATAAGCAGATTGAAAAGTTGGGAATTGGGTGCTTTTTTGAGGAAATTTTATCAGGGCATAGTGACACAAAAGAAGGCACATTATTAAAGAAGGCAGATATAATTAAGCAAACAATAGATAATCCCGAAGACTCTATTATTGTTGGAGATACTGAAGCTGATGTTGCTGCGGCTCAGCAGCTCAACGCTACCAGTATTGCTCTTTTGAGTGGAATTCGTAGCAAGAAGTTCTTGAAATCAATGGAGCCAGACTATTTAGTTGCCGGTATTGGTGATATAGCTAACATTAATTTTTAA
- a CDS encoding sugar transferase, translated as MRKKSDFYFKIALVILDILALLSAFTIAYILRISLDPRPFHTSINAMDFITSIFMTLPLWIVMFYFFGLYDREVYTHPLRNFGRILLASITGIMIMISVTFFTNTPLFPAKLVAVYATGIGFILLMIFRSAANIVRLKLLKRGLGARRVILIGNCDLTHVLADFIETNPLTGFKISGIIAQTQFIPIELKKLRRSSLESALTRDKIDVIIQTDSKNVSEHYQIAQKHYLDFYQAPEFDGIMTTKHTIDIIDSVPLIHTHPTPLMGYGRIVKRIMDIIGGTIGIIIASPIMLLVAIAVKISDPAGPILMHGKQQKRLTRYNRPFKVYKFRSHYAKFDGKTDEEVFQMVGKPELIEEYRKNGDKLDHDFRVTPVGRFIRRFSLDELPQLFNVVKGDISLVGPRALVPHELSAYDKKHVLLAVKSGLTGLAVVSGRRSISFEERRRIDLYYVQNWSLWLDITILLKTCLVIFQKDN; from the coding sequence ATGCGGAAAAAGTCTGATTTTTACTTCAAAATTGCTCTGGTCATTCTTGATATCTTAGCTTTATTAAGTGCATTTACTATTGCCTATATTTTGCGAATTTCCCTGGATCCTAGACCATTCCATACCAGCATCAATGCCATGGATTTTATCACCTCCATTTTTATGACGCTGCCGTTATGGATCGTGATGTTCTATTTCTTTGGCTTATACGACCGAGAGGTTTACACACACCCATTGCGAAACTTCGGACGAATACTTTTAGCGTCAATAACTGGAATTATGATTATGATTTCCGTGACGTTCTTTACTAATACTCCATTATTCCCAGCCAAGCTTGTCGCGGTTTACGCCACCGGAATTGGCTTCATCTTACTAATGATTTTCCGCAGCGCCGCCAATATTGTTCGCCTGAAGCTCTTAAAACGCGGTTTGGGCGCGCGCCGTGTTATATTAATTGGCAATTGTGACTTAACTCACGTTCTGGCTGATTTTATAGAAACCAATCCGTTAACCGGCTTTAAGATTAGCGGAATTATTGCGCAAACCCAATTCATTCCTATTGAATTAAAAAAGCTTCGACGCTCGTCATTAGAATCGGCGCTCACCAGAGATAAAATTGACGTCATCATCCAAACTGACTCAAAAAACGTTAGCGAACATTATCAAATTGCCCAGAAACATTATCTGGATTTCTATCAAGCGCCGGAATTTGACGGAATTATGACCACCAAGCACACCATCGACATCATTGATTCTGTGCCGCTAATTCACACTCATCCAACGCCGCTAATGGGCTACGGGCGAATTGTTAAGCGAATTATGGATATTATAGGTGGGACAATTGGGATTATTATCGCCTCGCCAATTATGCTTTTAGTGGCAATTGCTGTAAAAATCAGCGACCCAGCTGGACCAATTTTAATGCATGGTAAACAACAGAAACGTCTCACTCGTTATAATCGACCTTTTAAGGTCTATAAATTTCGCTCACATTACGCAAAGTTTGATGGCAAGACCGACGAGGAGGTTTTCCAAATGGTAGGTAAGCCTGAGCTAATTGAAGAATATCGTAAAAACGGCGACAAGCTAGATCATGATTTTCGAGTGACGCCAGTCGGTCGATTTATTCGCCGCTTTAGCCTTGATGAATTGCCGCAATTATTCAACGTCGTTAAGGGAGACATCAGCCTAGTTGGACCTCGAGCACTGGTACCACACGAATTAAGCGCCTACGACAAAAAACACGTTTTGCTGGCAGTCAAATCAGGACTCACTGGACTTGCAGTAGTATCTGGCAGGCGCAGTATCAGCTTTGAAGAGCGTCGACGAATTGACTTATATTATGTTCAAAACTGGAGTCTCTGGCTGGATATTACAATTTTATTAAAAACCTGCTTGGTTATTTTCCAGAAAGATAATTAA
- a CDS encoding glycosyltransferase family 2 protein: MYRKLETAVVIPCYNEEKMITQTIKKIPEYIDHIIAVNDASTDNTIGVLNKLKKQYSKLIIVDNKVNQGVGGALIAGYNHAIKNTKATAIGIVAGDDQFDSSYLKAMLDDFIDQSADYVKASRFFHREAFKTMPKYRQFGNIFISLLTKFSTGYYSITDITNGCGWLRREIIEKVDFSIVEKRYDYETSMLTALSIANAKVIDHAVPAHYGDEKSTIKLIPTAWRNLKAVWKGFWRRIYYKYVLYGFHPVALFLFTGMFFLIISLLLAIFLLYVKLFAHQSPTAGSVMLAVLPFILGIQLTLTALTIDVSNENNNFKK; encoded by the coding sequence ATGTACAGAAAACTAGAGACCGCAGTCGTTATACCTTGTTATAACGAAGAGAAAATGATTACTCAAACAATAAAGAAAATACCAGAATACATAGATCATATTATAGCCGTTAATGATGCTAGCACTGATAACACTATTGGAGTCTTGAACAAACTAAAAAAACAATACAGTAAGCTTATTATTGTTGACAATAAGGTAAATCAAGGTGTTGGAGGAGCTCTTATCGCTGGGTATAATCATGCAATAAAAAATACTAAAGCAACAGCTATCGGTATAGTCGCAGGAGATGATCAGTTTGATTCATCATATCTAAAGGCGATGTTAGATGACTTCATAGATCAATCAGCAGACTACGTAAAAGCAAGCAGGTTTTTCCATCGAGAAGCCTTCAAAACTATGCCAAAATATCGCCAATTTGGAAACATATTCATATCTCTACTCACCAAATTTTCTACTGGGTATTATTCTATTACAGACATCACTAACGGGTGCGGTTGGCTGCGTCGTGAAATAATCGAAAAAGTCGATTTTTCTATAGTAGAAAAACGTTATGATTACGAAACTAGTATGCTGACTGCTCTGTCAATAGCTAATGCTAAAGTCATTGACCATGCTGTACCAGCACATTATGGCGACGAAAAATCAACCATCAAACTAATCCCGACAGCCTGGAGAAATCTAAAGGCCGTATGGAAAGGATTCTGGCGCAGAATTTATTACAAATATGTATTATATGGTTTTCATCCTGTAGCACTATTCCTATTCACGGGTATGTTTTTCTTAATAATATCGCTATTGTTGGCTATATTTTTGTTATATGTTAAGTTATTCGCCCACCAGTCACCGACCGCAGGCAGCGTAATGTTAGCTGTACTACCGTTTATACTAGGAATACAGCTAACGTTGACAGCCCTTACAATCGACGTATCCAATGAAAATAATAACTTTAAGAAATAG
- a CDS encoding NAD-dependent epimerase/dehydratase family protein yields the protein MKILVTGASGFVGRRFLEMAPASWEIICLGRSNIDYDDVKWVECDLSSKESSKIAADVLADKEFDVIVHLAAFVPKKTIEDSLEKCKEGNIDGTINLLTYFGKKAKKIIIGSTVEVYDKTKISGPITEDNVVSGSSYYSSTKIASEVIVQSFAQKNNKELTILRFSIMYGGYDPIARAIPNFIRAAKSGDNLTINGPLVLRDYVHIDDVASSIICAVNSAGAGVINIGTGRGVSIKETAESIIKSMRSSSCINIISDSGGCNIVIDISKAESLLDYHPKVFFPDKINEMGDLYENCK from the coding sequence GTGAAAATTCTCGTTACTGGCGCATCTGGTTTTGTTGGCAGGCGTTTTTTGGAAATGGCGCCTGCCAGCTGGGAGATAATTTGTTTAGGCAGATCCAATATTGATTATGATGATGTTAAGTGGGTTGAATGCGACTTGTCTAGTAAGGAGAGCTCAAAGATAGCTGCTGATGTATTGGCTGATAAAGAATTCGACGTTATAGTCCATTTGGCGGCTTTTGTACCAAAAAAAACTATCGAAGACAGTTTAGAGAAGTGTAAAGAAGGCAATATAGATGGGACTATTAATCTTCTAACATATTTCGGCAAAAAGGCAAAAAAGATTATTATCGGCAGCACTGTAGAAGTTTATGATAAAACAAAAATTAGTGGCCCAATTACGGAAGATAATGTTGTGTCTGGTAGTTCATATTATAGTTCCACTAAGATAGCTAGCGAAGTAATTGTTCAATCATTTGCGCAAAAAAATAACAAAGAGCTTACCATTTTGCGATTTTCAATAATGTATGGCGGATATGACCCAATTGCTAGAGCTATTCCTAATTTCATTAGAGCGGCTAAGTCTGGAGATAATCTGACTATTAATGGTCCACTAGTTCTTCGCGACTATGTGCATATTGACGATGTAGCTAGTAGTATTATATGTGCAGTTAATTCGGCGGGTGCTGGAGTGATCAATATTGGGACGGGTAGGGGAGTCTCTATTAAAGAAACAGCGGAGTCAATTATTAAAAGTATGCGATCGAGTAGCTGTATAAATATTATATCCGATAGCGGTGGTTGCAATATAGTGATTGATATATCAAAGGCAGAGAGTCTACTTGATTATCATCCTAAAGTGTTCTTTCCGGATAAAATTAATGAGATGGGTGATCTCTATGAAAATTGTAAATAG
- a CDS encoding GtrA family protein: MNEYDILNKDNMKNGIFLKIFLFLVVGGITLLIDTSISYILYHNIHLPAFLASGIGFLSGFVFNFPVNRKKVFNHSQYDRFSLKIQITLYTLLSLFNLVATSSIIATLVNSNVLDIQWAKVVVTAVFAIWNFLVFNLFIFSKNNDKNVEIKNGLF, translated from the coding sequence ATGAACGAATATGATATTCTTAATAAAGATAATATGAAAAATGGTATATTTTTAAAAATCTTTTTATTTCTTGTCGTAGGCGGTATTACGCTACTAATAGACACGTCAATATCGTATATTTTATACCACAATATACATTTGCCAGCTTTTTTGGCTAGTGGTATCGGCTTTTTGTCAGGATTTGTTTTTAACTTTCCTGTGAATCGTAAGAAAGTTTTTAATCATAGTCAATATGATAGATTCTCTTTAAAGATACAAATTACTCTTTACACATTACTTAGTTTATTTAACCTAGTAGCAACCTCGTCGATTATTGCCACTTTAGTAAACTCTAACGTACTGGATATCCAATGGGCGAAAGTTGTAGTTACTGCAGTATTTGCAATTTGGAACTTTCTGGTTTTTAATTTATTTATTTTCTCAAAGAACAACGACAAAAATGTGGAAATAAAAAATGGCTTATTCTAA
- a CDS encoding adenylyltransferase/cytidyltransferase family protein, with protein MKVVIVSGYFNPLHGGHLDMIDAAAKMGDYLIVVVNNDKQQLLKKGKIILNEENRLRLMRALKGVDQVMLSIDENPPVTETLEMIARQYPGCQLVFANGGDRSAPEVVPERDVCEKYNIKMVYGVGGSNKADSSTRINQATGQES; from the coding sequence ATGAAAGTTGTAATTGTTAGCGGCTATTTTAATCCATTACACGGTGGGCATTTAGATATGATCGATGCAGCTGCAAAAATGGGTGATTATTTGATTGTAGTGGTGAATAACGACAAACAGCAATTGCTAAAAAAAGGAAAAATTATCCTTAATGAAGAAAATCGACTCCGCTTAATGCGAGCATTAAAAGGCGTGGATCAGGTGATGCTTTCTATTGATGAGAATCCTCCGGTTACAGAAACCTTAGAAATGATCGCTCGGCAATATCCGGGATGTCAATTGGTGTTTGCAAATGGTGGCGATAGATCAGCACCGGAAGTTGTTCCAGAGCGTGATGTTTGCGAAAAGTACAACATCAAAATGGTCTATGGAGTTGGCGGCTCAAATAAAGCAGACTCGTCTACTCGAATTAATCAAGCTACTGGGCAGGAAAGCTAA
- the rfbB gene encoding dTDP-glucose 4,6-dehydratase, with translation MTKMLVTGGAGFIGSNFVHYTVKHKPEYEVTVIDKLTYAGNRANLETVADQITFVEGDICDAELIDKLVAENDIVVHFAAESHNDNSLRNPWPFVETNIIGTYTILEAIRKHNKRLHHISTDEVFGDLELDDPNRFTEDTPYKPSSPYSSTKASSDMLVRAWTRSFGIKATISNCSNNYGPYQHIEKFIPRQITNILSDIKPKLYGTGEQVRDWIHVDDHNSAVHLILEKGVLGETYIIGADNDHVNNKMVIELICELMGKGKDWYEHVNDRPGHDMRYAMDSSKLRRELGWQPQYTDNKTGMHDGLMQTIDWYREHEDWWRTQKDAVEAAYAKQGQ, from the coding sequence ATGACAAAGATGCTAGTCACGGGAGGCGCGGGATTCATTGGCTCGAATTTTGTGCATTATACCGTAAAACACAAGCCAGAATATGAAGTCACTGTTATTGACAAATTAACATACGCCGGAAATCGTGCTAATTTGGAAACTGTAGCTGACCAAATTACATTCGTAGAGGGCGATATTTGTGACGCCGAATTAATAGACAAATTAGTCGCTGAAAATGACATAGTTGTACACTTCGCTGCCGAAAGTCACAATGACAATTCTTTACGCAATCCCTGGCCATTTGTTGAAACAAATATAATTGGCACATATACCATTCTAGAGGCTATTCGAAAACATAATAAGAGACTACATCACATCTCAACTGATGAGGTTTTTGGTGATCTAGAGCTTGATGATCCAAATCGCTTCACGGAAGATACGCCATATAAACCATCAAGTCCCTACTCCAGTACAAAAGCTTCCAGTGATATGCTAGTTCGTGCCTGGACCCGTAGTTTTGGTATTAAAGCAACTATCTCAAATTGCTCTAATAATTACGGGCCATACCAACACATTGAAAAGTTTATTCCACGTCAAATTACGAATATCTTAAGCGATATTAAACCAAAACTTTATGGTACCGGTGAACAAGTACGCGACTGGATTCATGTTGATGACCATAACTCAGCGGTTCATTTAATCCTAGAAAAAGGCGTTCTAGGAGAAACCTACATCATTGGCGCAGATAATGATCACGTTAATAATAAGATGGTGATTGAATTGATTTGTGAGCTAATGGGTAAAGGTAAAGATTGGTACGAGCATGTCAACGATCGTCCAGGTCATGATATGCGCTACGCAATGGACTCCAGCAAGCTACGCCGCGAGTTAGGATGGCAACCGCAATACACAGACAATAAAACTGGCATGCACGATGGACTAATGCAAACTATCGACTGGTACCGCGAACACGAAGACTGGTGGCGCACCCAAAAAGACGCCGTTGAAGCAGCTTATGCAAAACAAGGACAATAA
- a CDS encoding glycosyltransferase, protein MSKPKIAIVHDWIYGGGAEKVVLEIHKLYPEAPIYTSFCSDEWRERLDNKVVTGYLQRWPFSKIRRLLPLLRQWWFAKLDLSEFDIIISSSGNGEAKFVRKSRPDQLHICYCHTPTHFYWRHYDEYIKRPSFRPQWLARLGLKTLVRPLKKRDFNAAQQVDVFIANSTGIQADIEEFYQRKSMVIFPPIDVSNFSPLAKNRKQTSIPKKPRCLIWGRIVPMKRLDIAIKACKKLGWQLDIIGKGPDVDNLKNIADKHTNFLGFVDNATREKYIKKADLFIFCSHEDFGIAPVEALASGIPVVAYEAGGALDYIKPEKNGWFFSEQTDSSLIEVLEKLPGKKVSPTKISATANEFSAAIFHKAMKKIVDKSWKEYYRENRN, encoded by the coding sequence ATGAGTAAGCCAAAAATTGCCATAGTTCATGACTGGATTTACGGTGGCGGCGCCGAAAAAGTCGTTTTGGAAATTCATAAATTATATCCAGAAGCGCCAATTTACACTTCTTTTTGTAGCGATGAGTGGCGAGAAAGATTAGACAACAAAGTCGTTACTGGTTATCTACAGCGATGGCCGTTTTCAAAAATTCGACGATTATTGCCACTTCTTAGACAATGGTGGTTCGCTAAACTCGACCTTAGTGAATTCGACATTATCATTTCTAGCTCGGGGAATGGCGAGGCAAAATTTGTCCGCAAATCTAGACCAGATCAGCTTCATATTTGCTACTGCCACACGCCAACGCATTTTTATTGGCGGCACTACGACGAATATATCAAACGACCAAGCTTCCGTCCGCAATGGCTGGCACGCCTAGGCTTAAAAACCCTAGTACGACCACTGAAAAAACGAGATTTTAACGCCGCCCAGCAAGTTGATGTTTTTATTGCCAACTCTACGGGAATTCAGGCTGATATTGAAGAGTTTTACCAACGAAAAAGTATGGTTATTTTTCCGCCAATTGACGTGTCGAACTTTTCGCCACTTGCTAAAAATCGCAAGCAAACATCCATCCCAAAAAAACCTCGCTGTCTGATTTGGGGGCGAATTGTGCCAATGAAACGGCTTGATATTGCTATTAAAGCTTGTAAGAAACTTGGTTGGCAATTAGATATTATCGGAAAAGGTCCAGACGTTGATAATCTAAAAAATATCGCCGATAAACATACTAATTTCTTAGGATTTGTCGATAATGCTACGCGAGAAAAATATATTAAAAAAGCAGATTTGTTTATTTTTTGTTCACACGAAGATTTCGGGATTGCACCAGTTGAAGCGTTGGCATCTGGCATTCCAGTGGTTGCGTATGAAGCTGGTGGCGCACTTGATTATATAAAACCTGAAAAAAACGGTTGGTTTTTCTCTGAACAAACAGATTCTTCGCTAATAGAAGTTTTAGAGAAACTGCCAGGAAAAAAAGTTTCACCAACAAAGATTTCAGCCACAGCTAACGAATTTTCAGCCGCAATTTTCCATAAAGCAATGAAAAAAATAGTTGATAAATCATGGAAGGAGTATTATCGTGAAAATCGTAATTGA
- a CDS encoding Gfo/Idh/MocA family protein, whose amino-acid sequence MTNNKEGKIRVAVIGTGNMGRNHVRNYFMLPESELVAIADVNPAAKSLADEYKTKFFTDYKEMLEKVHPDAVSVVVPTPFHLEVATEVMSRGINCMLEKPIASSVEEADKLIACAEKNKVTFTVGHIERFNPVIKKLKQMIDDNAIGDITSVVCKRVGGFPAVEPKTDVIIDLAVHDVDIVNYLLGQKPKAIHSHGSRTRHSKKIDSAEILMDYGRASGFIQANWLTPVKIRTIALTGSLGYLEANYITQELTYYKHNMKEIQKDGFTEFVLQVGDPEKRVIKVDFEEPLAAELKAFMAKSMGRTASIVDPVDAREALKISLEAVAPFDVK is encoded by the coding sequence ATGACTAATAATAAAGAAGGTAAAATAAGGGTTGCTGTCATTGGTACTGGAAATATGGGGCGCAATCATGTGCGTAATTATTTCATGCTTCCAGAATCTGAACTAGTGGCAATAGCAGACGTTAATCCAGCCGCAAAATCGTTGGCTGACGAATACAAGACAAAATTCTTTACTGATTACAAGGAAATGCTTGAGAAAGTTCATCCAGATGCCGTGTCTGTGGTTGTGCCTACTCCATTTCATCTTGAAGTTGCAACTGAGGTGATGTCTCGAGGTATTAATTGTATGCTTGAAAAACCAATTGCATCTTCGGTGGAAGAGGCTGATAAACTAATTGCTTGTGCTGAGAAAAATAAAGTTACGTTTACAGTTGGTCATATAGAGAGGTTTAATCCAGTCATTAAGAAACTGAAGCAGATGATCGATGATAATGCTATAGGTGATATAACCTCGGTAGTATGTAAGCGTGTTGGTGGTTTTCCTGCTGTTGAGCCAAAAACGGATGTAATTATTGACCTTGCAGTTCATGACGTCGATATAGTTAATTATCTATTAGGACAAAAACCTAAAGCTATTCATAGCCACGGATCGCGTACTCGTCATAGTAAAAAAATTGATTCAGCAGAAATATTAATGGATTATGGTAGAGCATCAGGATTTATTCAGGCTAATTGGCTGACTCCAGTAAAAATTCGTACCATTGCACTGACTGGATCGTTAGGCTATCTAGAGGCTAATTATATAACACAGGAACTTACATATTATAAACATAATATGAAAGAGATTCAGAAAGATGGATTTACTGAATTTGTTTTGCAGGTTGGTGATCCAGAAAAGCGTGTAATAAAAGTTGATTTTGAAGAGCCTTTAGCTGCTGAATTGAAAGCTTTTATGGCTAAATCTATGGGCAGGACGGCATCAATTGTTGATCCGGTAGATGCGCGCGAAGCGTTAAAAATATCATTAGAGGCTGTTGCGCCTTTTGACGTTAAATAG
- the rfbA gene encoding glucose-1-phosphate thymidylyltransferase RfbA, which produces MKGIILAGGSGTRLWPITKAISKQLMPIYDKPMIYYPLTTLMQAGIRDILIITTPDDQNGFKKLLGDGSQWGINLEYAVQPTPDGLAQAFIIGENFIGNDKVALILGDNIFYGAALDNSLQECTDPDGGIVFAYKVLDPERYGVVEFNENNQAVSIEEKPVHPKSNFAVVGLYFYDNDVIDIAKNVKPSDRGELEITSVNAEYLHRKKLKVQTLDNGDVWLDTGTINSLTDAEDFVRVIQTRTGQIVGSPEVTAFQNGWISKEQLEILAEPLKKSGYGKYL; this is translated from the coding sequence ATGAAGGGAATAATTTTAGCGGGTGGATCGGGTACGCGTCTATGGCCAATTACAAAAGCCATAAGTAAACAGTTGATGCCCATTTATGATAAACCGATGATTTATTATCCGCTAACCACGTTAATGCAAGCAGGAATTCGTGATATTTTAATAATCACTACTCCAGACGATCAAAATGGCTTCAAGAAACTTCTTGGTGATGGCTCGCAGTGGGGTATAAATTTAGAATACGCTGTTCAACCTACACCAGACGGTCTAGCGCAAGCTTTTATTATTGGTGAAAACTTTATTGGCAATGATAAAGTGGCACTAATACTTGGCGACAACATATTTTACGGAGCCGCCCTTGATAATTCACTACAAGAGTGCACAGACCCTGACGGCGGCATTGTATTTGCATATAAAGTGCTTGATCCTGAACGCTATGGAGTGGTTGAATTTAACGAGAATAATCAAGCTGTTTCCATCGAGGAAAAACCAGTGCATCCAAAATCCAATTTTGCAGTGGTAGGTCTATATTTTTATGATAACGATGTAATAGATATTGCTAAAAATGTAAAGCCATCCGACCGAGGAGAACTGGAGATAACATCCGTAAACGCTGAATATCTACATCGCAAAAAACTCAAAGTGCAGACTTTAGACAACGGTGACGTATGGCTTGATACTGGCACGATAAATAGCTTAACCGATGCCGAAGATTTTGTACGTGTAATCCAAACAAGGACTGGACAAATAGTCGGATCACCCGAAGTGACCGCCTTTCAAAACGGTTGGATTTCCAAGGAGCAGTTAGAAATACTTGCCGAACCATTAAAAAAATCTGGATACGGCAAATATCTATAA
- a CDS encoding glycosyltransferase family 4 protein — protein sequence MKIVIDARTLRTSTGRYIERLIHYLQKIDNKNNYVILLKPKDFDDWQPSNPRFKKVICPYKEYTFAEQIDFKKQLESLHPDLVHFAMVQQPVWYNSSPVVTTMQDLTTVRFRNPDKNPVIFWIKQQIYKWVNKKVARKSSHIITISNFVKNDLIKFTGVNPEKITVTLESADELPKGNEPVDELIGKKFIMYIGRPTPHKNLRRLIDAFALLQKKYPDLTLALAGKKDSNYARHETYVNEHGIKNIVFTGFISDEQLRWMYENTAVYCFPSLSEGFGLPGLEAMLHGAPVASSTATCLPETHGDAAHYFDPFSVEDIAKSIDDILSDDKLRNELVKKGKKHVKTFSWQRMAEQTLAVYEKYGRKS from the coding sequence GTGAAAATCGTAATTGACGCCCGAACGTTAAGAACTAGCACTGGTCGGTACATCGAACGGCTGATTCATTATTTGCAGAAAATTGACAATAAAAACAACTATGTTATTTTACTCAAGCCAAAAGATTTCGACGATTGGCAGCCAAGCAATCCGCGCTTTAAAAAAGTCATTTGTCCCTACAAAGAATACACTTTTGCCGAGCAAATCGACTTTAAAAAACAACTTGAAAGTCTCCATCCAGACTTAGTTCATTTTGCGATGGTTCAGCAGCCTGTTTGGTATAATTCCAGCCCAGTCGTCACTACAATGCAAGATTTGACTACTGTCAGATTTAGGAATCCAGATAAAAATCCTGTCATTTTCTGGATTAAGCAGCAAATTTATAAATGGGTCAATAAAAAAGTCGCCAGAAAATCTTCGCATATTATTACGATTTCTAACTTCGTAAAAAATGATTTGATTAAATTCACCGGCGTAAACCCAGAGAAAATTACTGTAACTTTGGAGTCTGCGGATGAGTTGCCAAAAGGTAATGAGCCTGTTGATGAGCTGATTGGTAAAAAATTCATTATGTATATCGGTAGACCAACACCACATAAAAACCTGCGCCGATTAATCGACGCATTTGCTTTGTTGCAAAAAAAATATCCAGATTTAACACTGGCTTTGGCAGGTAAAAAAGACAGTAATTACGCTCGCCACGAGACATATGTAAATGAGCACGGAATTAAAAATATTGTGTTTACCGGCTTTATATCAGACGAGCAATTACGCTGGATGTACGAAAATACAGCTGTCTATTGCTTCCCTTCGCTCAGTGAAGGATTTGGCTTGCCAGGATTAGAGGCAATGTTACACGGCGCGCCCGTAGCTTCGAGCACGGCTACTTGCTTACCAGAAACCCACGGTGATGCTGCTCACTATTTTGATCCTTTCAGTGTCGAGGATATAGCAAAATCAATTGACGACATCTTATCTGACGACAAATTACGCAATGAACTCGTTAAGAAAGGCAAGAAACATGTTAAGACATTTTCATGGCAGCGCATGGCCGAGCAAACTTTGGCTGTATATGAAAAATATGGCCGGAAAAGCTGA